AATGAAAGATGATATTCATATCAGGGAAGCAAAAGAATCTGATTTTGATGATGTAATGCATGTAGAAAAAGAAGCATTTGGTTATGAGAAGGAGGCAATCTTAGTATCGGAACTTCTTGAAGACAAAAGCGCAGCACCAGTTTTATCGTTGTTGGCTTTTAAGAACGATGAAGCAGTTGGACATATTTTATTTACAAAAGCAACTTTAAATGGAAAAACATCTCCGTTAATTTACCTTCTTGCACCTCTTGCAGTAAAACCACAACATCAAAAAAAAGGAATAGGTGGAATGTTGATCAATGAAGGTTTGGAGAAATTGAGAAAAATTGGCGCTGAAATGGTATTTGTTCTCGGACATGAAAGTTATTATCCAAAGTACGGATTTAAGCAGGATGCCGGAAGTATGGGTTTTGATGCACCTTATCCGATTCCGAAAGAACACGCAGGTGCATGGATGGTATATCCTTTAAACCCAGAATCTAGTGATAAAGTTAAAGGCAAGGTTATTTGTGCTGATGCTTTGAATAAGCCGGAGCATTGGAGAGAATGAAAGGTTTATTCTGTGTATTTGTAGTGAATGCCGCAATAATAGTTCAGCTTGAATGCTCACGTAGGTTTTTTGCATGAAATGAACACTGGAAAGAATAGTCTGGCCTACGACCTGCAAGAACCTTTCAGGTTCTTAGTGGATTTTGCAGTTTTAAGTCTCATAGAACGAGATTGCATGGAAAACAAGGATTTCATTAGAACCGAAAATTATTCCTTGCGCCTGAGGCCCACTGGGGCTAAGAAACTAACTGAAGAAATCAATCTATGGTTCAACAAGAGAGTTATCTACAAAGGGAATATGTCAATGTGGAGTTATGTCATGTTCCTAAAAACTAGGGAATTAGCTCAGTATCTAGTTGGTAAGAGACAGGAGACAAATTTTGTAGAGCCTCAATATGAGACAAAGAGACAGGATACAAGCGACATTAGACAGAAAATACTCAGTATTTCATATTCTGATTGGAAGAAATTAGGCTTTTCAAAAGGAACATTGCATTCATGAAGAAAAATGCGAAAGCAGATACGCCTTTTACTCTTAATGCTCATAATAAAGAACGTCTGGATAAGTGGGAAAAACTTGTTGCCCATGGCTGATTATAGTTTATTTTGAATATTTTTCTTTTACTTTGGTGTTTAGTGAAAAATGTAAATGATGGAATGATAAATCTCTAACTGTGTAATTAATCAAACATTAGATTTAATTATTATCTAATTCTGTAAAGTTATTCAACCTAAAAATAATTGTATATACTTTTTTAGATTTACCACAGCCTTATAAATTAGTAAATAGTTAATACATGTAACCAACATATGTGAGATAAAAAATGGTTATTTTTGAGGTTTTATGTCTTAATTTAGTGAGTGCTGTGTTGTATGACACGGCAAAAAAAATAACAAAAAGTCACCCTGAAGCCCTTGGCATTTATTTGGAGTCTATTGAGCAACTATCTAATAAATATCCCGAATTAGAAATAGACCATATCCAAAATTTCCTTGAAGATGAGGGGGTTAAAAAAGCTATTACTGATTATCTAAGAAATCCCGATGCTGAGAAGTTTCTTAGTGATCTTAAAAATCAATTTTCAATAATGTTTGATGATGATTTTTTATCAGAAGATGTTGAATCTATATTGATTGATTTGTTTCAAATTATTGAATCTAAAATAGAAGCGAATCCGACTTTAAGGAATTATCTTGAAATAAGCTATCTAAAAAAAATAGATAAAGCCGTCGTAGAAATTAAAAAAGATAATGATTGGATAGCTCAAGCAATGGGAAATGAGCAAATAGAAGACCAATATGATTTTTTTAAAAGGGTTTGTAAGCTACAACACAAAAAAGAAGTTGAGTTTATAAGTGCAAAATATATTGAAGAACTTTTTGTACCCAGGAAAAAATATGACGATGATTTTCAGCAATTCCTTAAAGAGCTTAACAATAACAGAGAATACAACAAAAACCTTCCAGTAAAAAACAGAGAAATTGAA
The window above is part of the Methanolobus zinderi genome. Proteins encoded here:
- a CDS encoding GNAT family N-acetyltransferase — translated: MNHTLLLMIKMKDDIHIREAKESDFDDVMHVEKEAFGYEKEAILVSELLEDKSAAPVLSLLAFKNDEAVGHILFTKATLNGKTSPLIYLLAPLAVKPQHQKKGIGGMLINEGLEKLRKIGAEMVFVLGHESYYPKYGFKQDAGSMGFDAPYPIPKEHAGAWMVYPLNPESSDKVKGKVICADALNKPEHWRE
- a CDS encoding CRISPR-associated endonuclease Cas1, with the translated sequence MNTGKNSLAYDLQEPFRFLVDFAVLSLIERDCMENKDFIRTENYSLRLRPTGAKKLTEEINLWFNKRVIYKGNMSMWSYVMFLKTRELAQYLVGKRQETNFVEPQYETKRQDTSDIRQKILSISYSDWKKLGFSKGTLHS